The following proteins are encoded in a genomic region of Burkholderia pyrrocinia:
- a CDS encoding phage tail tape measure protein — protein sequence MAKDLALGIVIGGAVSATFGKAITDTSSKIDAMKKRANDSRLWQRQIGETMRLQDEFRRLQSTGDSAAEGIRRKLDSNLKSLRDAGIEVDRLDRAYARLGRTTRGLDLKASGYERLAAGQEAGRGVVGDAMKLTAAVAVPATISANYQAIIRDIAIKAGIARTQEEAAMGSRIRRDAGANGIGRNELADAVNQMVAGGMDLNRALNFAPLVAKFSIGQGATTVETAKMIQALQQNAEIVDPRQMAKALEAIAYLGKEGSFESVDMARWFPVLLAEMKKIGITGQDSVTQLGAMLQVQMKTAGSSDEAANNLKNWFSKIGSGETERNYAKAGVDYQAKMREAIGKGWSTLEASFVLARAYIERVDPAKAKQLATAAKQFNSEMDPAKRQAQMAAFAETMKTGDLFNDMQVKAALTAYMQNAELYSNLKRNAQQASGEIQKDLEARRETSKQIWSEVGQRWDDAMRSIGDALRPITDRVGDAAKAVGSGIQSTADAAPKTTAAVVGVAGAVIAARGAKALWSIGRGLFDIARGTVLARGGRAAAGRSGARGGVVGRALDALGGAAGAAGSVQRVFVVNMPGGGAGGGGLGDLLGGGRAGRAARRATARAGRIGRIFSAGRALFGRVAPYAGKLAVAGTVLKFGLAAREAYAVASSTDTSKQKANRFAGIAGSLAGGVMGAKVGAMVGALGGPIGSAVLGVIGGAVGTFAGDKLFSAISRKVLDRKTDDTPASVAAIAKAKALAPDGAGVGARPGPRIEQTNTFAPVFHVKIEANDADMASKFLAQVSPQLTRMMDEHQRKANSRTAMFDAPHM from the coding sequence ATGGCGAAAGACTTAGCGCTTGGCATCGTGATCGGCGGGGCCGTGTCGGCGACGTTCGGGAAGGCGATCACCGACACGTCGTCGAAGATCGACGCGATGAAGAAGCGGGCGAACGACTCGCGGCTCTGGCAGCGCCAGATCGGCGAGACGATGCGCCTGCAGGATGAGTTCCGCCGGCTGCAGTCGACGGGCGACAGCGCGGCGGAGGGCATCCGTCGCAAGCTGGATAGCAATCTGAAGTCGTTGCGCGATGCCGGCATCGAGGTCGACCGGCTCGATCGCGCGTATGCGCGGCTCGGCCGGACGACGCGAGGGCTGGATCTGAAGGCGTCCGGGTACGAGCGACTGGCAGCCGGTCAGGAGGCCGGGCGCGGTGTGGTGGGCGACGCCATGAAGCTGACGGCTGCCGTCGCTGTACCGGCGACGATCTCCGCGAACTATCAGGCGATCATTCGCGATATCGCGATCAAGGCGGGCATTGCGCGCACGCAGGAAGAGGCTGCGATGGGCTCGCGTATCCGGCGCGATGCCGGGGCGAACGGTATCGGTCGCAACGAGCTGGCCGACGCCGTCAATCAGATGGTCGCGGGCGGCATGGATCTGAATCGGGCGCTCAACTTCGCGCCGCTGGTCGCGAAGTTCTCGATCGGCCAAGGCGCGACGACGGTCGAGACCGCGAAGATGATCCAAGCGCTGCAGCAAAACGCGGAGATCGTCGACCCGCGCCAGATGGCGAAGGCGCTGGAAGCGATCGCGTATCTCGGCAAGGAAGGGTCGTTCGAATCCGTCGATATGGCGCGATGGTTTCCGGTCCTGCTCGCCGAAATGAAGAAGATCGGTATCACGGGTCAGGATTCCGTCACGCAGCTCGGGGCGATGCTCCAGGTGCAGATGAAAACGGCGGGCAGTTCGGACGAAGCCGCGAACAACCTCAAAAACTGGTTCTCGAAGATCGGCTCGGGCGAGACCGAACGCAACTATGCGAAGGCCGGCGTCGACTATCAGGCGAAGATGCGCGAGGCGATCGGCAAGGGTTGGTCGACGCTGGAGGCGTCGTTCGTGCTCGCACGCGCGTACATCGAGCGCGTCGATCCGGCCAAGGCGAAGCAGCTCGCGACGGCGGCGAAGCAGTTCAATTCGGAGATGGACCCGGCCAAGCGTCAGGCGCAGATGGCTGCATTCGCCGAGACGATGAAGACCGGCGACCTGTTCAACGACATGCAGGTCAAGGCCGCGCTGACCGCATATATGCAGAACGCGGAGCTGTACAGCAACCTGAAGCGCAACGCGCAGCAGGCGAGCGGCGAGATCCAGAAGGATCTGGAGGCCCGTCGTGAGACGTCAAAGCAGATCTGGAGCGAGGTCGGGCAGCGATGGGACGACGCGATGCGCAGCATCGGCGACGCGCTTCGTCCGATTACCGATCGCGTGGGCGATGCTGCGAAGGCGGTCGGTAGCGGCATCCAGTCGACGGCAGACGCTGCCCCGAAAACGACGGCCGCTGTTGTGGGCGTCGCGGGGGCAGTGATCGCCGCTCGTGGGGCAAAGGCACTTTGGAGCATCGGCCGGGGCTTGTTCGACATCGCACGCGGCACGGTGCTCGCGCGTGGCGGCCGAGCGGCTGCGGGGCGATCCGGTGCTCGGGGCGGGGTCGTTGGGCGGGCGCTCGATGCGCTCGGCGGGGCTGCGGGTGCCGCTGGCAGTGTGCAGCGTGTGTTCGTCGTCAACATGCCCGGCGGGGGCGCTGGTGGGGGCGGGCTTGGCGATCTGCTCGGCGGTGGGCGGGCCGGCCGCGCCGCACGTCGTGCTACTGCTCGGGCTGGTCGGATAGGGCGCATCTTCAGCGCTGGCCGGGCGTTGTTCGGCCGTGTTGCGCCGTACGCCGGAAAGCTCGCCGTGGCGGGCACGGTGCTGAAGTTCGGTCTGGCGGCACGCGAGGCGTACGCCGTCGCGTCGAGCACGGACACCAGCAAGCAGAAGGCGAACCGGTTCGCGGGGATCGCGGGCAGCCTTGCCGGTGGCGTGATGGGCGCGAAGGTCGGCGCGATGGTGGGTGCGCTCGGCGGGCCGATCGGATCGGCGGTGCTCGGTGTGATCGGTGGGGCGGTCGGGACGTTTGCCGGCGACAAGCTGTTCAGCGCGATCTCGCGCAAGGTGCTGGACCGCAAGACGGACGACACGCCTGCGAGCGTGGCGGCGATTGCGAAAGCGAAGGCACTCGCGCCAGACGGGGCGGGTGTCGGCGCTCGGCCGGGGCCGCGCATCGAGCAGACCAACACTTTCGCGCCGGTCTTCCACGTGAAGATCGAGGCGAACGACGCCGACATGGCGAGCAAGTTTCTTGCGCAGGTCAGCCCGCAACTGACGCGAATGATGGACGAGCACCAACGCAAGGCGAACAGTCGAACGGCAATGTTCGATGCGCCGCATATGTAA
- a CDS encoding phage tail assembly protein: MEKVIVKLDYPINLNGVECDTFTMRRPKVRDMRGAQKLAPNDAEEQELILFASLADVAPSDLDAMDMADYERVQDAYYSFRPVRKAGPKNAQGAGEAAGA; this comes from the coding sequence ATGGAAAAGGTCATCGTCAAGCTCGACTATCCGATCAATCTCAACGGCGTCGAATGCGACACCTTCACGATGCGCCGGCCGAAGGTGCGCGATATGCGCGGTGCGCAGAAGCTCGCGCCTAACGATGCCGAGGAACAGGAGCTGATCCTGTTCGCGTCGCTCGCTGATGTTGCGCCGAGCGATCTCGACGCGATGGATATGGCCGATTACGAGCGCGTGCAGGACGCCTATTACTCCTTTCGACCCGTACGCAAAGCTGGACCCAAAAACGCTCAAGGCGCTGGCGAAGCGGCTGGTGCGTGA
- a CDS encoding phage major tail tube protein: MIPETLHNCNAFVDGRGYAGRATSMTPPKLKIKTDDFRAGGMDATVKTDQGMEALDASFAMSTMEYEVLRFFGLVDQGAFNGVFRAVFMDRRGKTKNVAVYLRGMLYEVDPGEWKPGEKVDAKFSVSCDYYKMEVAGAIVHEIDVFACKRVINGVDQFAEVRKGLGM; the protein is encoded by the coding sequence ATGATTCCGGAAACTCTGCACAACTGCAATGCGTTCGTCGACGGGCGGGGGTACGCTGGCCGCGCGACGAGCATGACGCCGCCGAAACTGAAGATCAAGACGGATGACTTCCGCGCGGGCGGCATGGACGCGACGGTCAAGACCGATCAGGGCATGGAAGCGCTCGATGCGTCGTTCGCAATGTCGACGATGGAATACGAGGTGCTGCGCTTCTTCGGGCTGGTGGATCAGGGGGCGTTCAACGGTGTCTTTCGCGCGGTTTTCATGGACCGTCGCGGCAAGACGAAGAACGTCGCCGTATATCTGCGCGGCATGCTGTACGAAGTCGATCCGGGCGAATGGAAGCCCGGCGAAAAGGTCGACGCGAAGTTCAGCGTGTCGTGCGACTACTACAAGATGGAAGTCGCCGGTGCGATCGTGCACGAGATCGATGTCTTCGCGTGCAAGCGCGTGATCAACGGCGTCGACCAATTCGCGGAGGTCCGCAAGGGTCTCGGCATGTAA
- a CDS encoding phage tail sheath family protein has product MAATSFFHGITTTIVDSGPRTIAVPSSSVVGMADTYTPGPDLAQPNVPVQLTSPGEAVRAFGENSAIARAARAIYAQSSAVVIAVGVPAAADAAQLTSAIIGGVSAGGARTGMQALLDAKSRFNAQPRLLIAPGHTSKQPVATAADSLAGKLRAIAVIDGPNVDDEAAIAYAKNFGSKRLYMVDPGAKAWDNATNGEISLPASTYTAGLFCQTDAKIGFWASPSNKEIVEITGTGRPIEYLDGDETCRANLLNNANITTIIRDGGYRLWGNRTLSADPKWKFVTRVRTLDIVMDAVQAGHKWAVDRGITATYVSDVTEGLQAFMRDLKRQGAVINFEVYPDPLLNTASQLEDGKVYWNIRFTDVPPAENPIFRFEVTNQWLTEVLDNQI; this is encoded by the coding sequence ATGGCAGCGACTTCCTTTTTTCACGGTATCACGACGACCATCGTCGACAGCGGCCCGCGCACGATTGCGGTGCCGTCGTCGTCGGTCGTTGGCATGGCCGACACCTACACGCCCGGCCCCGATCTGGCGCAGCCGAATGTCCCGGTGCAACTGACGAGCCCCGGCGAGGCGGTCCGAGCGTTCGGCGAGAACAGCGCGATCGCTCGGGCTGCCCGTGCGATCTATGCGCAGAGCAGCGCGGTGGTGATCGCGGTTGGTGTGCCGGCAGCGGCTGATGCTGCGCAGCTCACGTCGGCGATCATCGGGGGTGTGTCGGCCGGCGGCGCACGCACCGGCATGCAGGCACTGCTGGATGCGAAGTCGCGTTTCAATGCGCAACCGCGCTTGCTGATCGCACCTGGGCATACGTCCAAGCAACCGGTCGCGACGGCGGCGGACTCGCTCGCCGGCAAGCTGCGAGCGATCGCCGTGATCGACGGCCCGAACGTCGACGACGAGGCAGCGATTGCCTACGCGAAGAATTTCGGCAGCAAGCGCCTGTACATGGTCGACCCCGGCGCGAAGGCATGGGACAACGCCACGAACGGCGAGATCTCGCTGCCGGCGTCGACGTACACGGCGGGTCTGTTCTGTCAGACCGACGCGAAGATCGGCTTCTGGGCGTCGCCGTCGAACAAGGAGATCGTCGAGATCACGGGCACGGGCCGGCCGATCGAATACCTCGACGGCGACGAGACCTGCCGCGCGAACCTGCTCAACAACGCGAACATCACGACGATCATTCGCGACGGCGGTTATCGCCTCTGGGGGAACCGCACGCTGTCGGCCGATCCGAAATGGAAGTTCGTCACGCGTGTGCGCACGCTCGATATCGTGATGGACGCCGTTCAGGCCGGGCACAAGTGGGCGGTGGACCGTGGCATCACGGCGACGTACGTCAGCGACGTTACCGAGGGCCTGCAGGCGTTCATGCGCGACCTGAAGCGTCAGGGCGCCGTGATCAACTTCGAGGTCTACCCGGACCCGCTGCTGAACACGGCGAGCCAGCTCGAAGACGGCAAGGTGTACTGGAATATTCGCTTCACGGATGTCCCGCCGGCCGAGAACCCGATTTTCCGCTTCGAGGTCACGAACCAGTGGCTGACCGAAGTGCTCGACAACCAGATCTAA
- a CDS encoding tail fiber assembly protein — MLCNQYDSLTGQYIVSFLADVDPMNSSRYLVPAFCTLKPVPERPPRTWPFWRGEKWEMLPDYRGVRLYRTESGATAEITVAGVTPEDAELTEVPRPSDTHVWRDGAWTVDEKIVADKARELAMNDFFARLEKARQQNLGKSDARVTGRLSDLEEATFDAWTDYQVALVRVVESPSFPAEIAWPAEPDPDAILAKVEAERAERAAREAEEAAQREAAAKQAEEDRAAADAAMQVRTDEAAKPDADTASEQPKASTVPIKK, encoded by the coding sequence ATGCTTTGCAATCAGTACGACAGCCTGACAGGGCAATACATCGTCAGCTTTCTCGCCGATGTTGATCCGATGAATTCCAGCCGCTATCTGGTCCCGGCGTTCTGTACGCTTAAGCCGGTGCCCGAGCGGCCGCCGCGCACGTGGCCGTTCTGGCGTGGTGAAAAATGGGAGATGCTGCCCGACTATCGCGGTGTACGCCTCTATCGCACGGAGTCCGGAGCGACTGCCGAGATCACCGTCGCTGGCGTGACGCCGGAAGACGCTGAGCTGACCGAAGTGCCGCGTCCGTCCGATACGCATGTCTGGCGCGACGGGGCATGGACTGTCGACGAGAAGATCGTCGCAGACAAGGCGCGCGAGTTGGCGATGAATGATTTCTTCGCGCGGCTGGAGAAGGCGCGTCAGCAGAATCTCGGCAAATCGGATGCGCGGGTGACGGGGCGACTGTCGGATCTCGAAGAAGCGACGTTCGACGCGTGGACCGACTATCAGGTCGCGCTCGTACGTGTCGTTGAGTCGCCGAGTTTCCCGGCGGAGATCGCGTGGCCGGCCGAACCCGATCCGGATGCGATTCTCGCGAAGGTCGAGGCCGAGCGTGCCGAGAGAGCGGCGCGTGAAGCGGAGGAGGCTGCGCAGCGTGAGGCCGCTGCGAAGCAAGCTGAAGAGGATCGCGCGGCGGCCGATGCCGCGATGCAGGTGCGCACCGATGAAGCGGCGAAGCCCGATGCGGACACGGCATCGGAGCAACCGAAGGCGTCCACCGTGCCCATCAAAAAGTAA
- a CDS encoding phage tail protein, which translates to MANLKEESKWEDGVYQFETSDPVQGGPDGVDNVPTKQLANRTRHLKDRADANDKRADANDKRVDALGKQVDTLGTDKLPLTGGTLKGVLKAKAGAITPNNANNAGFGFDSDPDTGMFSPRDGYLQIGAQGVSHFEVQVNNCFVGPAVSSGWLALISGGAERMRLTPEGRLLIGTTADNGRDGMQVAYRASFSQGVRSSGMDLGGLGGQYRAAGADYGVMLRNDDRTFYLLQTSKGDPYGAWNDFRPLSWDLESGLVRLDDSGRGTRLGGAVEVVGDIAIKRGGEGRIFAGQNDGYFYANAETVGWYSASKGAFQYFFGNRTFRIDGQPVWHSGNLTPLDLNLGGTLKGALWLAAGARIFLSEGTPQNPSLAFDKDGAPDTGFYHIGDGDFGVTCNGLVNVRFTANKGTIFDRAVQVPTPASGDRSSNAASTAFVVDAIASASIGQIIFEARTAPRAGCLALNGAELKRVDYPALWAYAQGSGALVEEKDWTNGNWGSFSTGDGATTFRIPEFRGEGIRCADAGRGADSGRRVGTWQDSQNRSHAHGASAGAVGDHTHNAWTDANGYHGHGVNDPGHAHATRIGRVGVVGTSYGQGTGPYNWGQGDDFGSSASGTGIGIAGDGAHGHSVGIGGGGGHSHAISVAADGGAEARMRNVAVLAMIRAF; encoded by the coding sequence ATGGCCAATCTGAAAGAAGAAAGTAAGTGGGAGGACGGGGTCTATCAGTTCGAGACGTCGGACCCCGTACAGGGCGGCCCTGATGGGGTCGACAACGTGCCGACAAAGCAACTTGCGAATCGGACGCGGCACCTCAAAGACCGTGCAGACGCCAATGACAAGAGGGCGGACGCCAACGACAAACGTGTCGACGCGCTTGGCAAGCAGGTCGACACGCTCGGCACCGACAAATTGCCGCTTACGGGCGGCACATTGAAGGGCGTGCTGAAGGCGAAGGCGGGCGCAATCACGCCAAATAACGCCAATAACGCCGGCTTCGGCTTTGACAGCGATCCGGATACGGGCATGTTCTCGCCGCGAGACGGGTACTTGCAGATCGGTGCGCAGGGGGTTTCGCACTTCGAAGTGCAGGTCAACAACTGCTTCGTCGGGCCAGCAGTTTCGAGTGGTTGGCTCGCGCTGATTTCGGGCGGCGCCGAGCGGATGCGTCTGACTCCGGAGGGGCGTCTGCTGATCGGCACGACGGCTGACAATGGCCGGGACGGTATGCAGGTAGCGTACCGTGCGTCTTTTTCGCAAGGCGTGCGTTCGTCCGGGATGGATCTGGGAGGGTTGGGTGGGCAGTATCGGGCCGCAGGAGCCGACTATGGCGTGATGCTGCGTAACGACGACAGGACTTTCTATCTGCTCCAGACAAGCAAAGGAGATCCATACGGGGCGTGGAATGACTTTCGGCCGTTGTCGTGGGATCTCGAATCCGGGCTGGTGAGGCTCGATGATTCGGGGCGTGGGACGCGATTGGGTGGCGCCGTTGAAGTTGTCGGCGACATTGCGATCAAGCGAGGCGGAGAGGGGCGAATCTTCGCTGGCCAGAATGACGGTTACTTCTACGCGAACGCAGAGACCGTCGGATGGTATTCGGCATCGAAAGGTGCGTTTCAGTACTTCTTCGGCAATCGAACATTTCGCATCGATGGTCAGCCAGTGTGGCATTCGGGCAATCTGACGCCCCTCGATCTGAACCTCGGTGGAACCCTGAAGGGGGCGCTTTGGCTCGCGGCAGGTGCGCGAATTTTCCTGTCTGAAGGTACGCCGCAGAATCCGTCACTTGCATTCGACAAGGATGGCGCACCGGATACCGGCTTCTACCACATCGGTGACGGCGACTTCGGCGTGACGTGTAACGGGTTGGTCAATGTCCGGTTCACGGCCAACAAAGGGACGATCTTTGATCGCGCTGTGCAGGTTCCGACTCCTGCGTCTGGAGATCGGTCGAGCAACGCGGCTTCGACGGCGTTCGTCGTTGACGCAATTGCGTCGGCCTCGATCGGGCAGATCATTTTCGAGGCACGTACTGCGCCGCGTGCCGGTTGTCTCGCGCTGAATGGCGCGGAGTTGAAGCGTGTCGACTATCCGGCTTTGTGGGCATACGCACAGGGAAGCGGTGCGCTGGTCGAAGAAAAGGACTGGACGAACGGCAACTGGGGTTCGTTCTCGACCGGTGACGGTGCGACAACCTTTCGAATTCCCGAGTTTCGCGGTGAGGGAATTCGATGTGCGGACGCGGGGCGTGGTGCCGATTCCGGTCGGCGAGTCGGCACGTGGCAGGACAGTCAAAACCGCTCGCATGCTCACGGCGCATCGGCCGGCGCAGTTGGTGATCACACGCATAACGCTTGGACTGATGCGAACGGATATCACGGGCACGGCGTGAACGATCCCGGCCACGCGCACGCGACACGAATTGGTCGAGTCGGGGTCGTTGGTACGAGCTACGGGCAGGGCACCGGCCCGTATAACTGGGGTCAAGGCGATGACTTTGGATCGTCTGCTTCAGGCACGGGCATCGGGATTGCCGGTGACGGAGCACACGGCCACAGCGTTGGTATCGGTGGTGGCGGTGGCCACTCGCATGCGATCAGCGTCGCGGCAGACGGTGGTGCGGAAGCGCGTATGCGTAACGTCGCCGTGCTTGCCATGATTCGCGCTTTCTAA
- a CDS encoding phage tail protein I: MTTEALLPTNQTSLEAALAQVMRPSVDPDVIRTLWDADRCPAAFLPWLAWSLAVDGWELAESDDARRALIKSSLAIYQKKGTPWAIREIVRRLGFGEIAIQEGRQIKRRDGSVTRDGRYLHGGSTAWAEYIVKLQRAVTRDQGENLKRAIERYAPARSRLAWLDFSEVAIRHNGVATRNGQFTRGVIGTWPI; encoded by the coding sequence ATGACGACTGAAGCGTTGCTGCCAACGAATCAAACGAGCCTCGAAGCCGCACTCGCGCAGGTGATGCGCCCGAGCGTCGATCCGGATGTGATCCGCACGCTGTGGGATGCGGATCGGTGTCCTGCGGCGTTCCTGCCGTGGCTCGCATGGTCGCTCGCGGTCGACGGATGGGAGCTGGCGGAGTCGGACGACGCGCGACGCGCACTGATCAAGTCGTCTCTCGCGATCTACCAGAAGAAGGGTACGCCGTGGGCGATCCGCGAAATTGTTCGGCGGCTCGGGTTCGGCGAGATCGCCATTCAAGAGGGGCGGCAGATCAAGCGCCGAGACGGCTCGGTGACGCGTGACGGTCGATATCTGCACGGTGGCTCGACCGCGTGGGCCGAGTACATCGTGAAGCTGCAGCGGGCGGTAACGCGGGATCAGGGCGAGAACCTGAAGCGGGCAATCGAGCGCTATGCGCCGGCTCGCAGCCGGCTCGCATGGCTCGACTTTTCTGAGGTCGCGATCCGACACAACGGTGTCGCGACGCGCAATGGTCAATTTACGCGAGGGGTGATCGGTACATGGCCAATCTGA
- a CDS encoding baseplate J/gp47 family protein: MTVIDLSALDPPDLVETLDFEEVYQRKLEHFKRIYSDWTAALESDPVVKLIELAAYDELRFRARVNDVGRAVLLAYATGADQEHLAALWNIKREIVDPGDPEAHPPIPMTYERDERLRLRTQMGIERSSTAGPFGSYRSLAMDASADVADVRVDRPEPGVVRVVVKSYSNDGIASAALLDTVRRALSPEDRRPLNDELLVVPARPINYAIVADVYVGRGPDPGVVLAARRQDLDIAVAAGEALRVGMPQSAVTGALHPKASGVVRVDLKSPAADVVCAIDQFARCTSIVLNPKVNDDD; encoded by the coding sequence ATGACAGTAATCGATCTGTCGGCGCTTGATCCGCCGGATCTCGTCGAAACGCTCGACTTCGAGGAGGTGTACCAGCGCAAGCTGGAGCACTTCAAGCGCATCTATTCAGATTGGACGGCTGCCCTTGAGTCTGACCCGGTCGTGAAGCTGATTGAGCTGGCCGCATACGACGAGTTGCGGTTTCGTGCGCGCGTGAACGATGTGGGTCGCGCCGTGTTGCTGGCTTATGCCACGGGCGCGGATCAGGAACATCTCGCGGCGCTCTGGAACATCAAGAGGGAGATCGTCGATCCCGGCGATCCGGAAGCGCATCCGCCGATTCCGATGACGTACGAGCGCGACGAGCGGCTGCGATTGCGCACGCAGATGGGGATCGAGCGGTCGTCGACGGCCGGGCCGTTCGGTTCGTATCGGTCGCTTGCGATGGACGCGTCGGCGGACGTCGCCGACGTGCGCGTCGATCGTCCCGAGCCGGGTGTGGTGCGTGTGGTCGTGAAGTCGTATTCGAACGATGGAATCGCGAGTGCGGCATTGCTCGATACGGTGCGCCGTGCGCTATCACCAGAAGATCGCCGACCACTGAACGACGAGCTGCTGGTCGTGCCGGCTCGACCGATCAATTACGCGATCGTTGCTGACGTGTACGTCGGACGCGGGCCGGACCCGGGTGTCGTGCTCGCCGCGCGTCGGCAGGATCTCGATATTGCAGTCGCTGCAGGCGAGGCGCTGCGCGTCGGCATGCCGCAATCGGCCGTCACGGGGGCGTTGCATCCGAAGGCGTCGGGTGTCGTGAGAGTCGATCTGAAGTCACCCGCTGCTGATGTCGTTTGCGCAATCGATCAGTTCGCGCGGTGCACATCGATCGTGCTGAATCCGAAGGTGAACGATGACGACTGA
- a CDS encoding GPW/gp25 family protein produces MVALVGMCRRTGRLIGGLDHLVQSIADILSTRKGTRRERPDYGSDLPAMVDLPVTRGWISAAQAEAARAIGRWEPRIALDRVNALSVVDGKVTFRIAGRYNGDDVVFEVTT; encoded by the coding sequence ATGGTCGCGCTGGTCGGTATGTGTCGCCGTACGGGCCGACTGATCGGCGGACTCGATCATCTGGTGCAGAGCATCGCGGACATTCTCAGTACGCGCAAGGGAACCCGCCGCGAGCGCCCCGATTACGGCTCGGATCTCCCTGCGATGGTCGACCTGCCCGTCACGCGCGGATGGATATCGGCCGCGCAGGCCGAAGCCGCACGCGCGATCGGTCGATGGGAGCCGCGCATCGCGCTCGATCGTGTGAACGCGCTGTCTGTCGTGGACGGCAAAGTAACTTTTCGGATCGCCGGGCGCTACAACGGCGATGACGTCGTATTTGAGGTGACGACATGA
- a CDS encoding phage baseplate assembly protein V — protein MSDFELGEMDRRMACLTQSAIVEAVTYDPPRVKVRVGDWVSDWLKWQAGAAGKVRQWRPPSVDEEVALWAPSGDLAGAFVAPGYYTDQHGGSGRSSPDETATDYPDGAFEQYNHASHEYVLSVPAGGRIVFRIGGTEFELKADGATLRSAKLLADIPDSTFTGNTTTEQMLTFNGGMQGKPGEGGGVAMKIAGSAEYTEDVVAGGKSLTKHRHREQGDGELVGPPV, from the coding sequence GTGAGCGACTTCGAGCTTGGCGAGATGGATCGCCGCATGGCGTGTCTGACGCAATCGGCCATCGTCGAGGCCGTCACGTACGACCCGCCGCGCGTGAAGGTGCGTGTCGGTGATTGGGTGAGCGACTGGCTGAAATGGCAAGCCGGTGCGGCCGGCAAGGTCAGGCAGTGGCGTCCGCCGTCCGTCGACGAAGAGGTTGCGTTGTGGGCACCGTCCGGGGATCTCGCGGGCGCGTTCGTCGCGCCGGGCTACTACACAGACCAGCATGGAGGCTCGGGCAGGTCGAGCCCGGACGAGACGGCGACGGATTACCCGGACGGCGCATTCGAGCAGTACAACCATGCAAGCCATGAATACGTACTGTCGGTGCCGGCGGGTGGTCGGATCGTGTTTCGCATCGGCGGGACGGAGTTCGAGCTGAAGGCGGACGGCGCAACGTTGCGCAGTGCGAAGCTGCTGGCGGACATTCCGGACTCGACGTTCACGGGTAACACGACGACCGAGCAAATGCTCACGTTCAACGGCGGCATGCAGGGCAAGCCGGGCGAGGGCGGTGGTGTCGCGATGAAGATCGCTGGCAGTGCAGAATATACCGAAGACGTCGTGGCCGGCGGTAAGTCGCTCACGAAGCACAGGCACCGTGAGCAAGGCGACGGCGAGCTGGTTGGCCCGCCAGTGTGA
- a CDS encoding phage tail protein, translated as MDLLKVEIDVKGALEALAGLPPAAMQAAWRRTLRKTGAWIRSQTAKEVGSATGIQQKLLRQRMYFFMRSADTGKVWLGLNPIEAHRLGSVRRTKKGIRAGKSVFESAWRKTKVQPDGPIYRRTGKARTPFEVVTVEWSQTGDPAFRRAARACEARLMTVLRQEVNYEIQKAANRAR; from the coding sequence ATGGATCTGCTGAAGGTCGAGATCGATGTGAAGGGGGCGCTCGAAGCGCTCGCGGGCCTGCCGCCTGCTGCGATGCAGGCGGCATGGCGTCGGACGCTGCGCAAGACGGGCGCGTGGATTCGAAGTCAGACGGCGAAGGAGGTCGGCAGCGCGACGGGCATCCAGCAGAAGCTGTTGCGGCAACGCATGTACTTCTTCATGCGGTCGGCCGATACCGGGAAGGTGTGGCTCGGGCTGAATCCGATCGAGGCGCACCGACTCGGTTCGGTCCGGCGCACGAAGAAGGGCATCCGGGCCGGCAAATCGGTGTTCGAAAGTGCGTGGCGCAAGACGAAGGTACAGCCGGACGGTCCGATCTACCGGCGGACTGGCAAGGCGCGAACGCCGTTCGAGGTCGTGACGGTCGAGTGGTCGCAGACCGGCGATCCGGCATTTCGACGGGCCGCGCGGGCGTGCGAAGCGCGGCTGATGACGGTGCTGCGGCAGGAAGTGAACTACGAGATCCAGAAGGCGGCGAATCGTGCTCGATAA